The DNA window GAGTTTATCGGACTCAATGAGATTACGGTAGAACTCTGGAGAACTGTAGCTGAAAGTTTATCTCTTACCGATGCTTCTTTTGCGGACACTTTACAAACCTGGCTACAGGTTCGCTCCGAAGGAGGTAAGAGGGTCTTACTTCTTTTTTATAATTTAACTGTAAAAATTGTAAAAGCCTGGAAAGAAAAGCAGGTGGAATTAGGAGGACTGTATTCTTATGAAGAATTTAAATCTTCCTGCCTGTCGTTTCTTGAAGAGTTAAATCATTATTCAGGTAAAGAAGATGTTGTAATCGCTTTTAGTTCCGGTACTCCTATTTCTATTTTACTTTCAAAGTTTTTGCAACTCGGAGAAGAAA is part of the Leptospiraceae bacterium genome and encodes:
- a CDS encoding histidine phosphatase family protein, with protein sequence MSKLYLIRHGSANSKGENYDMLSERGIQQSKFLSSYFESIHLNPSVVYSGSLKRQKDTAEISTSFLQQDVERKEFIGLNEITVELWRTVAESLSLTDASFADTLQTWLQVRSEGGKRVLLLFYNLTVKIVKAWKEKQVELGGLYSYEEFKSSCLSFLEELNHYSGKEDVVIAFSSGTPISILLSKFLQLGEERDLDWLPRIYNTSLSVIDYRDGKFTPYCINSISHIRTDNLINLI